The Collimonas sp. PA-H2 genome contains a region encoding:
- a CDS encoding sodium:solute symporter family protein, whose protein sequence is MNDKSFFWRLVRYYGWYTAGFIALLVVLAILEQEGLPRTWIGYMFMFATVVLYAGIGIMSRTSDVSEYYVAGQRVPGLFNGMATAADWISAATFISLAGGLYLQGFEGLAYIIGWTGGYCLVALLIAPYLRKFGQYTIPDFLAARYRGRTSSDPVRILAVIATVLISFIYVVAQIYGVGLITSRFTGVDFSVGIFLGLASILVCSFLGGMRAITWTQVAQYIIILFAYLIPVVLLSTQHTHSPLAQVSYGTVLTQITDIEKKFDADPKEIQVREIFKAKANDYDVRLHNLPTSWEQGRVEAQQYLEKLKRSNGSLIEIRAASRALSNYPKTPEEAERTWQQEKAGYLARAEPPIPQATPFAAASPEASDIKRNNFLALVFCLMLGTAALPHILMRYYTTPSVHETRKSVFWTLFFILLIYLTVPALAVLVKYYIYTSLVGSDYAHLPEWISYWANIDKLHPLVSITDVNHDGIVQLSEIVLDGDIIVLATPEIAKLPYYISGLVAAGGLAAALSTADGLLLTISNALSHDVYYKMIDPHASNAKRVTVSKLLLLVVALLAAYTASLKPGDILSMVGAAFSLAASALFPVLALGVFWKRGNQEGAMAAIVVGFVTCVYYMLHTYPSLGGSASGQWFHIAPMAAGIFGVPAGLLALIVVSLLTPPPDPRAVSLVQQIRAP, encoded by the coding sequence ATGAACGACAAATCTTTCTTCTGGCGGCTGGTGCGCTACTACGGCTGGTACACCGCCGGTTTCATCGCCTTGCTGGTGGTGCTGGCGATCCTGGAACAGGAAGGCTTGCCGCGCACCTGGATCGGCTATATGTTCATGTTTGCCACCGTGGTGCTGTATGCCGGCATCGGCATCATGAGCCGCACCTCCGACGTCTCCGAATATTATGTAGCGGGACAGCGCGTGCCGGGGCTGTTTAACGGCATGGCCACTGCCGCTGACTGGATCTCCGCCGCTACCTTTATCAGCTTGGCCGGCGGCCTCTACTTGCAAGGCTTCGAAGGCCTCGCCTACATCATCGGCTGGACCGGCGGCTACTGCCTGGTAGCGCTGTTGATCGCCCCTTATCTGCGCAAGTTCGGACAATACACCATTCCGGATTTCCTGGCGGCGCGCTACCGCGGCCGCACCAGCAGCGATCCGGTGCGCATCCTGGCCGTCATCGCCACCGTGCTGATTTCCTTCATTTATGTGGTGGCGCAGATCTACGGCGTCGGCCTGATCACCTCGCGCTTTACCGGCGTCGATTTCTCGGTCGGCATTTTCCTCGGACTGGCCAGCATCCTGGTCTGTTCTTTCCTGGGCGGCATGCGGGCGATCACCTGGACCCAGGTGGCGCAGTACATCATCATCCTGTTCGCCTATCTGATCCCGGTGGTCTTGCTGTCGACGCAGCACACGCACAGCCCGTTGGCGCAGGTTTCCTACGGTACGGTGCTGACCCAGATCACCGATATCGAAAAGAAGTTCGACGCCGATCCCAAGGAAATCCAGGTGCGCGAGATCTTCAAGGCCAAGGCCAACGACTACGATGTACGCCTGCACAATCTGCCGACCTCCTGGGAGCAAGGCCGCGTAGAGGCGCAGCAGTACCTGGAAAAACTCAAGCGCAGCAACGGCTCGCTGATCGAGATCCGCGCCGCCAGCCGCGCCCTCAGCAACTATCCGAAAACCCCCGAGGAAGCCGAACGCACCTGGCAGCAGGAGAAAGCCGGCTACCTGGCGCGCGCCGAACCGCCGATTCCGCAAGCCACGCCATTTGCCGCGGCCAGCCCTGAAGCCTCGGACATCAAGCGCAACAATTTCCTGGCCCTGGTGTTTTGCCTGATGCTGGGCACCGCCGCGCTGCCGCATATCCTGATGCGCTACTACACCACGCCGTCGGTGCATGAAACCCGAAAATCGGTATTCTGGACCTTGTTTTTCATCCTGCTAATCTATCTGACGGTGCCGGCGCTGGCGGTGCTGGTAAAGTACTATATCTACACGTCGCTGGTCGGTTCCGACTATGCGCACCTGCCGGAATGGATCTCGTACTGGGCCAATATCGACAAGCTCCATCCGCTGGTCAGCATCACCGACGTCAACCACGACGGCATCGTGCAGCTGTCGGAAATCGTGCTGGACGGCGACATCATCGTGCTGGCGACGCCGGAGATCGCCAAACTGCCCTACTACATCTCCGGCCTGGTCGCCGCCGGCGGCCTGGCGGCAGCGCTGTCGACCGCGGACGGCTTGCTGCTGACGATTTCCAACGCCCTCTCGCACGACGTCTACTACAAGATGATCGACCCACACGCCTCCAACGCCAAGCGCGTCACGGTGTCCAAATTGCTGCTGCTGGTGGTGGCGCTGCTGGCGGCCTACACGGCGTCGCTGAAACCCGGCGACATCCTGTCGATGGTAGGCGCAGCGTTTTCGCTGGCAGCTTCCGCCCTGTTCCCGGTACTGGCGCTAGGCGTATTCTGGAAGCGCGGCAACCAGGAAGGCGCCATGGCCGCCATCGTGGTCGGCTTCGTCACCTGCGTGTACTACATGCTGCACACCTATCCGTCGCTAGGCGGCTCCGCCAGCGGCCAGTGGTTCCACATCGCGCCGATGGCAGCGGGCATCTTCGGCGTGCCGGCTGGCTTGCTGGCATTGATCGTGGTCAGCCTGCTGACGCCGCCGCCCGATCCGCGCGCAGTCTCGCTGGTGCAGCAGATTCGCGCGCCCTAG
- the trpS gene encoding tryptophan--tRNA ligase, translating to MSLPTNESPKSTESAVILTGDRPTGPLHLGHFVGSLRNRIEYQHSYKQFIMLADAQALTDNMDDTNKVHRNVVEVALDYLAVGIDPAKSTILIQSQIPELAELTFYYLNLVTVARLERNPTVKEEIRLRGFERDIPAGFLTYPASQAADITAFKAALVPVGEDQIPMIEQTNEIVRRFNRTAGRDVLVEAKALVPEIGRLPGIDGKAKMSKSLGNTINLGASADEIRAAVKQVYTDPLHLRVQDPGHLEGNVAFLYLDAFDLDKAGLAEMKAHYVRGGLGDSLVKARLEACLQDLLAPIRARREELAKDKGHVMQILKEGTAKAREVAAKTADEVKAALGLSYF from the coding sequence ATGAGTTTGCCAACGAACGAGTCTCCCAAGTCCACCGAATCTGCCGTGATCCTGACCGGCGATCGTCCCACGGGTCCTTTGCATCTCGGCCATTTCGTCGGCAGCTTGCGTAACCGTATCGAATATCAGCACAGCTACAAGCAGTTCATCATGCTGGCCGACGCTCAGGCGCTGACCGACAATATGGACGATACCAACAAGGTGCATCGTAATGTGGTTGAGGTGGCGCTGGATTACCTGGCGGTCGGTATCGATCCGGCCAAGTCAACCATCCTGATCCAGTCGCAGATTCCTGAGCTGGCGGAATTGACTTTTTACTACCTTAACCTGGTGACTGTGGCGCGCCTGGAGCGCAACCCTACGGTCAAGGAAGAAATCCGTTTGCGCGGTTTCGAGCGCGATATTCCGGCTGGTTTCCTGACTTATCCGGCCAGCCAGGCGGCTGATATCACGGCCTTCAAGGCGGCGTTGGTGCCGGTGGGCGAGGACCAGATTCCGATGATCGAGCAGACCAATGAGATCGTGCGGCGTTTCAATCGTACCGCTGGCCGCGATGTGCTGGTGGAGGCGAAGGCGCTGGTGCCGGAAATCGGGCGTTTGCCGGGGATCGACGGCAAGGCGAAGATGAGCAAGTCGCTGGGCAATACCATCAACCTTGGCGCCAGCGCGGATGAGATCCGGGCGGCGGTCAAGCAGGTGTATACCGATCCTTTGCATTTGCGGGTGCAGGATCCTGGGCATCTGGAGGGCAATGTCGCTTTCTTGTATCTGGATGCGTTTGATCTGGATAAGGCTGGTCTGGCGGAGATGAAGGCGCATTATGTGCGTGGCGGGCTGGGCGATAGCCTGGTCAAGGCGCGGCTGGAGGCTTGTCTGCAGGATCTGTTGGCGCCGATCCGGGCGCGCCGGGAGGAACTGGCGAAGGACAAGGGGCATGTCATGCAGATCTTGAAAGAAGGCACGGCCAAGGCGCGTGAGGTGGCGGCGAAAACAGCCGACGAAGTCAAAGCCGCCCTGGGCCTGAGCTACTTCTAA
- a CDS encoding Tim44 domain-containing protein, which translates to MKKLFVALIAVAMTFSAGISTVEAKRMGGGGSFGKKSQSMNRQAAPAPSQAAKPAAAAAAPAAAGAAAAAKPSMWKGMLGGALLGLGLGALLSSMGLGGAMAGMISNMIMIALFAFAAMFIYKLVRRKMAGGNSANAGMQPAFASAAPSSFTPEIASRIEQPMQRAAIDAAPVAAVGAGAANAAAWGVPADFDTAGFLRHAKTYFLRLQAAWDKADSNDIREFTTPEMFAELRMQLQERGASENHTDVVSLEAELLGIDTVDSDYLASVRFTGMIKEDANAAAAPFAEIWNLSKPTAGQGGWILAGIEQEEKTS; encoded by the coding sequence ATGAAGAAATTATTCGTCGCGCTGATCGCCGTTGCCATGACGTTCTCAGCCGGTATCTCAACCGTGGAAGCCAAGCGCATGGGTGGTGGCGGCTCCTTCGGCAAAAAATCGCAAAGCATGAACCGCCAGGCCGCGCCGGCGCCAAGCCAGGCGGCCAAGCCTGCGGCTGCTGCTGCGGCTCCCGCTGCAGCAGGTGCGGCAGCAGCAGCCAAGCCGAGCATGTGGAAAGGCATGCTCGGCGGCGCCTTGCTCGGCCTCGGCCTGGGCGCCTTGCTGTCCAGCATGGGCCTCGGCGGCGCCATGGCCGGCATGATCAGCAACATGATCATGATCGCCTTGTTCGCGTTTGCCGCCATGTTCATCTACAAGCTGGTGCGCCGCAAAATGGCCGGCGGCAACTCGGCTAACGCCGGCATGCAGCCTGCTTTCGCCAGCGCAGCGCCGTCCAGCTTCACGCCGGAAATCGCTTCGCGTATCGAGCAGCCTATGCAGCGTGCTGCAATTGACGCTGCGCCGGTAGCAGCCGTTGGCGCTGGTGCAGCGAACGCCGCTGCTTGGGGCGTGCCTGCGGATTTCGATACAGCCGGTTTCCTGCGTCATGCGAAAACTTACTTCCTGCGCCTGCAAGCGGCCTGGGACAAGGCCGACAGCAACGATATCCGCGAATTCACCACGCCTGAAATGTTTGCCGAACTGCGCATGCAATTGCAGGAGCGCGGCGCTTCGGAAAACCATACCGACGTGGTTTCGCTGGAGGCGGAATTGCTGGGCATCGACACCGTCGATAGCGACTACCTGGCAAGCGTGCGCTTCACCGGCATGATCAAGGAAGACGCCAATGCTGCTGCCGCGCCGTTTGCCGAGATCTGGAACCTGTCCAAGCCGACCGCCGGCCAGGGCGGCTGGATCCTGGCAGGGATAGAGCAGGAAGAGAAAACCAGCTGA
- a CDS encoding aspartate aminotransferase family protein, whose product MTLKKASAGLALDDMLNAAQAEFVSANPESSARIAKAEQVMPGGNTRSILYSLPFPLVMASGRNARLTDVDGHEYIDFIAEYSAGIYGHSHPVIVQAIIEALDGGINLSGHNTYEAALARLICERFASIDLVRFTNSGTEANLMAIAAAKIFTGRSKIVVFDGAYHGGVLNFGGSSSAVNVPHDYLIAPYNDLAAAQVLMKQHGSEIAAILVEPMLGAGGCIPGTQEFLQGLRAAADASGAVLIFDEVMTSRCAPGGRQEIMGIAPDITTLGKYIGGGMSFGAFGGRRAIMDQFDPSRSKSVSHAGTFNNNVVTMAAGIAGIGKLYTPEVAIAFTQRGNALRERLNRICIAHAVAMQFTGIGTTMNVHFTRQAISSPADIAGADPRFKKLLFFYLLRSGIYIGSRGFIVMSLPLSDSDLDKLVDAIGQFIVCYKQYLSA is encoded by the coding sequence ATGACATTAAAAAAAGCAAGCGCCGGCCTGGCGCTGGATGACATGCTGAACGCTGCGCAAGCCGAATTCGTTAGCGCGAATCCCGAAAGCAGCGCGCGCATTGCCAAGGCTGAACAGGTTATGCCAGGAGGAAATACCCGCTCGATACTGTATTCCCTTCCTTTCCCGCTGGTGATGGCGAGCGGACGCAATGCCAGACTCACAGATGTCGACGGACACGAGTACATCGATTTCATCGCTGAATACAGCGCAGGAATCTACGGCCATTCGCATCCAGTGATTGTTCAGGCGATTATCGAAGCGCTTGATGGCGGCATCAACCTGAGCGGACACAATACCTACGAAGCGGCGCTCGCTCGGCTGATCTGCGAGCGCTTTGCGTCGATAGATCTGGTGCGCTTCACGAATTCGGGTACAGAAGCCAATCTGATGGCGATCGCCGCTGCCAAGATTTTCACCGGCCGTAGCAAGATCGTTGTGTTTGACGGCGCCTATCACGGCGGTGTGCTCAACTTCGGCGGTAGTAGCTCAGCGGTCAACGTGCCGCACGATTATCTTATCGCGCCGTATAACGATCTTGCCGCGGCACAGGTATTGATGAAACAGCATGGTAGCGAGATAGCCGCGATTCTGGTCGAACCGATGCTAGGCGCCGGCGGTTGCATACCAGGAACGCAGGAATTTCTGCAAGGCTTGCGCGCTGCTGCTGATGCTTCCGGTGCTGTGCTGATTTTCGACGAAGTGATGACGTCGCGCTGTGCTCCTGGCGGCCGGCAGGAAATCATGGGTATTGCGCCCGATATCACCACGCTGGGAAAATATATCGGCGGCGGCATGTCGTTCGGCGCATTCGGCGGCAGGCGCGCCATCATGGATCAGTTCGATCCGAGCAGAAGCAAGAGCGTGTCGCATGCGGGAACGTTCAACAACAACGTGGTGACTATGGCCGCCGGCATCGCCGGCATTGGCAAGCTGTATACTCCGGAGGTCGCGATTGCCTTCACTCAGCGCGGCAATGCCTTGCGTGAACGGCTCAATCGCATCTGCATCGCGCATGCTGTCGCCATGCAGTTTACTGGCATCGGCACCACGATGAACGTCCATTTCACCAGACAAGCCATTTCCTCGCCAGCGGATATTGCCGGCGCAGATCCGCGTTTCAAGAAATTGCTGTTCTTTTATTTGTTGAGAAGCGGAATTTATATCGGCTCACGCGGCTTCATCGTCATGTCGTTGCCGCTAAGCGATAGCGACCTGGATAAATTGGTCGATGCGATCGGACAATTCATTGTTTGCTACAAGCAATATCTTTCTGCCTGA
- a CDS encoding response regulator transcription factor gives MRILLAEDDSVLADGLTRSLRQSGYATDCVMNGMEADSALSTQDFDLLILDLGLPKMSGLEVLRRLRARNSHLPVLILTAADSLEQRVKGLDLGADDYMAKPFELSELEARVRALTRRGAGGGPTVIKHGPLSYDQVGRIAYINEQMLDLSARELGLLEVLLQRTGRLVSKEQLVDHLCEWGEEVSNNAIEVYVHRLRKKIEIGGVRIATVRGLGYCLEKISEPHPNPITALSPLDSSSRR, from the coding sequence ATGCGCATTTTGCTTGCCGAAGACGACAGTGTACTGGCCGATGGATTGACGCGTTCGCTGCGGCAGTCGGGCTATGCCACGGATTGCGTCATGAACGGGATGGAAGCGGATTCGGCTTTGTCGACCCAGGATTTCGACCTGCTGATCCTCGACCTCGGCTTGCCGAAAATGAGCGGGCTGGAAGTGCTGCGCCGCCTGCGCGCCAGAAATTCGCACCTGCCGGTGCTGATCTTGACCGCCGCCGATTCGCTCGAACAGCGTGTCAAAGGTCTGGATCTGGGCGCCGACGACTACATGGCCAAGCCGTTCGAGCTGTCGGAACTGGAGGCGCGCGTGCGCGCCCTGACCCGGCGCGGCGCCGGTGGCGGCCCCACCGTCATCAAACATGGGCCGCTGAGCTACGACCAGGTCGGAAGGATCGCCTATATCAATGAACAGATGCTGGACCTGTCGGCGCGTGAACTGGGCTTGCTGGAAGTATTGCTGCAGCGCACCGGCCGCCTCGTCTCCAAAGAGCAGCTGGTCGACCACTTGTGCGAATGGGGCGAAGAAGTCAGCAACAACGCCATCGAAGTATATGTACACCGCTTGCGCAAGAAAATCGAAATCGGCGGCGTGCGGATCGCCACGGTGCGCGGTCTCGGCTATTGCCTGGAAAAAATCAGCGAGCCGCATCCCAATCCAATCACCGCGCTCTCCCCGCTCGATTCTTCCAGCCGCCGCTGA
- a CDS encoding thioesterase family protein, which yields MTAATAYTCLKEIRFHHCDPAGIVFYPQYFVLFHELIEDWFNDGLNISYSEMIAIHRKGIPTVRLECDFLAPSRLGDVLTMQLNVARLGESSLRVKLSASHLGKKRIAATQTVVLISLETMRPMPLPEDYIFRMTPFVSE from the coding sequence ATGACTGCTGCTACTGCTTATACCTGCCTCAAGGAGATTCGCTTTCACCACTGCGATCCGGCTGGGATCGTGTTCTATCCGCAGTACTTTGTGCTGTTCCACGAGCTGATCGAAGACTGGTTCAATGACGGACTCAATATTTCCTACTCCGAGATGATAGCCATCCATCGGAAAGGGATTCCTACGGTGCGCCTGGAGTGTGATTTTCTTGCGCCGAGCAGACTTGGCGACGTACTGACAATGCAGCTGAACGTCGCCAGACTCGGAGAAAGTTCACTGCGCGTCAAGCTATCCGCGAGCCATCTCGGCAAAAAGCGGATTGCGGCGACACAGACTGTGGTGCTGATCTCGCTCGAAACAATGCGACCGATGCCACTGCCGGAAGACTATATTTTTCGCATGACGCCATTCGTGAGCGAGTAG
- a CDS encoding 3-keto-5-aminohexanoate cleavage protein translates to MANQKIIVLVAPTGGMAFKSQNPRLPTQPEEIARDVYDCYNAGASVAAIHARLPNDEATCNAGIYRDINARIRSKCNIVINNSTGGGIHGDMIKPLEDGLFDTAWSERIKGMDAGAEMCTLDACTMNATFNAAEVLLNTPPSRCRQLAATMKERGIKPEWEVFNPAHIIQDVAHLIEQGFDQPPYIINMVLNAHRGFQNAMPYTPKTLQYMVDMLPQESMFCVSGIGPAQLPAGINALLLGGAMIRVGLEDNLYYRHGQLATNVELVERAVRLLREMDYDVATPAEARQLMGLPRSDSTVRPEFSV, encoded by the coding sequence ATGGCAAATCAGAAAATAATCGTTCTTGTGGCGCCTACCGGCGGCATGGCATTCAAATCGCAAAATCCGCGACTGCCGACCCAGCCAGAAGAGATTGCCCGCGACGTCTACGACTGCTATAACGCTGGTGCAAGCGTGGCAGCTATCCACGCCCGATTACCAAACGACGAAGCCACCTGCAACGCGGGGATCTACCGCGATATCAATGCGCGCATTCGCTCAAAATGCAACATCGTCATTAACAATTCGACCGGCGGCGGCATCCATGGCGACATGATCAAGCCGCTTGAAGACGGGCTTTTCGATACCGCCTGGTCGGAACGGATCAAAGGCATGGATGCCGGCGCCGAGATGTGCACACTGGACGCATGCACCATGAACGCAACTTTCAACGCTGCGGAAGTGCTCTTGAATACCCCGCCTTCGCGCTGCCGCCAGCTGGCGGCTACCATGAAAGAACGCGGTATCAAGCCAGAATGGGAGGTCTTCAATCCCGCTCATATCATTCAGGACGTAGCGCATCTCATCGAGCAAGGTTTCGACCAGCCGCCTTATATCATCAATATGGTGCTTAACGCGCATCGCGGTTTTCAGAACGCCATGCCTTATACGCCCAAGACACTGCAATACATGGTTGATATGCTGCCGCAGGAAAGCATGTTCTGCGTCAGCGGAATTGGCCCTGCCCAGCTGCCCGCCGGCATCAACGCCTTGCTGCTGGGCGGCGCCATGATCAGGGTAGGGTTGGAAGATAACCTGTATTACCGTCACGGACAGCTTGCCACGAACGTCGAGCTCGTCGAACGCGCCGTGCGCTTGCTAAGAGAAATGGATTACGACGTCGCGACTCCGGCGGAGGCTCGGCAGCTGATGGGGTTGCCGCGCTCAGACAGCACAGTGCGCCCGGAATTCTCGGTATGA
- a CDS encoding DUF4212 domain-containing protein, with amino-acid sequence MLTPHPPSHWRSTRRLTLALLLVWFVLTFAIIFFARELASITWFGWPLSFYMAAQGLALGYLLIVTLYTWRMHKIDRRYQAEGTDSDAQ; translated from the coding sequence ATGCTTACTCCCCACCCTCCCAGCCATTGGCGCAGCACCAGGCGACTGACCCTGGCGTTGCTGCTGGTCTGGTTCGTCCTGACCTTTGCCATCATCTTCTTTGCCCGGGAACTGGCGAGCATCACCTGGTTCGGCTGGCCGCTGTCGTTCTACATGGCGGCGCAGGGCCTGGCCCTGGGTTATCTGCTGATCGTCACGTTATACACCTGGCGGATGCACAAGATCGATCGCCGCTATCAGGCTGAAGGCACGGACAGCGACGCGCAATGA
- a CDS encoding branched-chain amino acid ABC transporter substrate-binding protein, which translates to MQKKIVFLAAVLAISATSSASDQEQIVRIGHVGPLTGALAHVGKDNELGARMAIDELNAKGIRIDGKKITFALAAEDDEGDPKHGTAAAQKLVDAKVNGVIGHLNSGTTIPASKIYYEAGIPQISPSATNPKYTQQGFDTTFRLVANDSQLGGALGRYAVEALQAKNIAVIDDRTAYGQGVAEEFIKSVKKGGASIVATQFTNDKATDFSAILTSIKARKPDLVFFGGMDAVAGPMLRQMKQLGVNAVFMGGDGICSSALPRLAGDALGDNRIICAEAGGIVEAGKKNLETFKAAFKKKFNVEVQLYAPYVYDSVQVMAAAMQKADSVVPAKYLPALASINYHGITGPIAFDAKGDIKEGALTLFTYKSGARNQIAIVR; encoded by the coding sequence ATGCAAAAGAAAATAGTTTTTCTGGCGGCTGTTCTCGCCATTTCCGCAACAAGCAGTGCGTCTGATCAGGAACAGATCGTCAGGATCGGACACGTTGGCCCGCTCACCGGGGCATTGGCGCATGTAGGCAAGGATAATGAGCTTGGCGCCCGCATGGCGATTGATGAACTGAACGCCAAAGGGATCCGCATCGACGGCAAGAAAATCACATTCGCATTGGCGGCGGAAGACGATGAAGGCGATCCCAAGCATGGCACCGCGGCGGCGCAAAAGCTGGTTGACGCCAAAGTCAACGGCGTGATCGGTCACCTTAACTCGGGTACGACCATCCCTGCTTCAAAGATCTACTACGAAGCGGGTATCCCGCAAATTTCGCCGTCTGCAACCAACCCGAAATATACACAGCAAGGTTTCGATACCACGTTCCGCCTGGTCGCCAACGATAGCCAGCTAGGCGGCGCTTTAGGTCGTTATGCCGTCGAAGCATTACAAGCCAAGAATATCGCCGTGATCGATGACCGTACCGCCTACGGTCAGGGTGTGGCGGAAGAGTTCATCAAAAGCGTCAAAAAGGGCGGCGCCAGCATAGTGGCGACGCAGTTCACCAACGACAAGGCAACCGACTTCAGCGCCATCCTGACCTCGATCAAGGCCCGCAAGCCGGATCTGGTGTTCTTCGGTGGAATGGATGCCGTTGCCGGGCCCATGCTGCGCCAGATGAAACAACTGGGCGTCAATGCCGTCTTCATGGGAGGAGACGGCATTTGCTCAAGCGCGCTACCGCGCTTGGCCGGCGATGCACTGGGCGACAACCGCATTATCTGCGCCGAGGCTGGTGGCATTGTGGAAGCAGGCAAGAAAAACCTGGAAACCTTTAAGGCCGCATTCAAAAAGAAATTTAATGTAGAAGTGCAGCTCTACGCACCGTACGTCTATGACTCTGTCCAGGTTATGGCCGCAGCCATGCAAAAGGCGGACTCCGTTGTTCCCGCGAAATACCTCCCTGCCTTGGCCAGCATTAATTATCACGGCATAACCGGCCCGATCGCTTTTGATGCCAAAGGCGATATCAAGGAGGGCGCGCTGACGTTATTCACATATAAATCAGGCGCACGCAACCAGATCGCCATCGTCAGGTAG
- a CDS encoding sensor histidine kinase yields the protein MALSPDALPTTHQPTAPLAQQAEERVQRSLFGEILDWMLVPLLLLWPISIAITYVVAKTIANQPFDQALDDSVMVLSQQVIEINGKVATRLNGPARDFLRADDIDNVYYLITDARGNIVEGDRDLIIPPAIAQEDTAHPGTVQHRDAILHGNDVRIAYAYVDLRSVAEVNATAPPRTALVQVAETLEKRARLANAIIKGVILPQFLILPIVLALIWFALSRGLSPLSELQQRIRARRPDDLSPIDSGQVPEEISPLVRSLNDMLERLSLSIQTQKRFIADAAHQMKTPLAGMRMQSELALRQTRQEDIHRSLEQLAKSSESATRLVNQLLSLARAENQSQENAPFVQRDLSEFARGVVQDWVQASFTQRIDLGFEQAEQPLPVMCNPLMLRELLGNLIDNALHYTPVEGRVTVRVRADGEPGQAQFAILEVEDTGPGIPPAERDHIFQRFYRILDSSRGGSGLGLAIVREIALQHDAQITISYNPHSSDLELPGSLFRVSLHLLKTAKTDFH from the coding sequence ATGGCCTTGTCTCCGGATGCGCTGCCGACCACACATCAGCCCACTGCGCCGCTAGCACAACAGGCTGAAGAGCGTGTCCAGCGCTCGCTGTTCGGCGAAATCCTCGACTGGATGCTGGTGCCGCTGCTGCTGCTGTGGCCGATCAGCATTGCGATTACCTATGTGGTGGCGAAAACCATCGCCAACCAGCCTTTCGACCAGGCCCTGGACGACAGTGTCATGGTGTTGTCGCAACAGGTAATCGAAATCAACGGCAAGGTGGCGACGCGACTCAACGGACCGGCGCGCGATTTCCTGCGCGCCGACGATATCGACAATGTCTACTACCTGATCACCGATGCGCGCGGCAATATCGTCGAAGGCGACCGCGACCTGATCATCCCGCCGGCCATCGCCCAGGAAGACACCGCTCATCCCGGCACGGTGCAGCACCGCGACGCTATCCTGCACGGCAATGACGTGCGGATTGCCTACGCCTACGTCGACCTGCGCAGCGTCGCCGAGGTCAACGCCACCGCGCCGCCGCGCACGGCGCTGGTGCAGGTTGCGGAAACGCTGGAAAAGCGGGCGCGCCTGGCGAACGCCATCATCAAGGGCGTGATCCTGCCGCAGTTCCTGATCCTGCCGATCGTGCTGGCGCTGATCTGGTTTGCGCTGTCGCGCGGACTGTCGCCCTTGTCTGAGTTGCAGCAGCGCATCCGGGCCCGGCGGCCGGACGATCTAAGCCCTATCGATTCGGGCCAGGTGCCGGAAGAAATTTCGCCGCTGGTGCGTTCCCTCAACGACATGCTGGAGCGGCTCTCGCTTTCGATACAAACCCAGAAACGCTTTATCGCCGACGCCGCGCACCAGATGAAGACACCGCTGGCCGGCATGCGCATGCAATCGGAACTGGCTTTGCGCCAGACCCGCCAGGAGGATATCCATCGCTCGCTGGAGCAGCTGGCCAAGAGTTCCGAGTCTGCCACCCGGCTGGTGAACCAGCTGCTGTCTCTGGCCAGGGCGGAAAACCAGTCGCAGGAAAATGCCCCGTTCGTGCAGCGCGACCTGTCCGAGTTTGCGCGCGGCGTGGTGCAGGACTGGGTACAGGCGTCTTTCACGCAACGTATCGACCTCGGCTTCGAACAGGCTGAGCAGCCGCTGCCGGTCATGTGCAATCCCCTCATGCTGCGCGAGCTGCTCGGCAACCTGATCGACAATGCGCTGCACTACACGCCGGTGGAGGGCCGCGTCACGGTGCGTGTGCGCGCCGACGGCGAGCCCGGACAGGCGCAGTTCGCCATCCTGGAAGTAGAAGACACCGGGCCCGGCATTCCGCCGGCCGAGCGCGATCATATCTTCCAGCGCTTCTACCGCATCCTCGACAGCAGCCGCGGCGGCAGCGGGCTGGGGCTGGCGATCGTGCGCGAGATCGCCCTGCAGCACGATGCGCAAATCACGATCTCCTACAATCCGCACAGCAGCGATCTGGAACTGCCGGGCAGCCTGTTCCGCGTCAGCCTGCATTTGCTGAAAACAGCCAAGACAGATTTCCATTGA